From Cellulophaga lytica DSM 7489, a single genomic window includes:
- the pafA gene encoding alkaline phosphatase PafA: protein MKRSLFVALLAVCFFTNTDNVNAQKKSKRKNKNTVEELASVSVKSNPKLVVGIVVDQMRYDYLTRFYNQYGEGGFKRMVNEGFNAKNHHFNYAPTSTGPGHTSVYTGTTPSMHGVIGNNWYDKNLGVNVYCAGDSNYNSVGTDGSEGKMSPHRMLTTTVTDQLRLHTQKKGKVIAVAIKDRGAVLPGGHAANAAYWFVGKDEANFITSSYYMNSLPAWVNNFNASDAAEKYKKPWTTLKDISTYQESGSDENNYEGKFKGETTTSFPHNLPALWDKNRGFDIIKATPYGNSLTADFAIAALKGEHLGKDNITDFLAISFSSTDYVGHQFGVNSKEIEDTYIRLDQDLERLFNELDAEVGKGEYTVFLSADHAAIQVPTYLKDSKIPGGYVNYKDMSTKLNEWAKFKFGSEDLIKNISNNQIFLDHKVIANLDLDLQTVQEAFAQELLTFSDVDMAYTAYQMWQNEYTRGIPYILQNGYNQKRSGDVLVVLKPGYISYSRTGSTHGSPRVYDTHAPLLFFGKGIKQGSTVAPTEIPDIAPTISALLGIASPNGTTGKPIEAVLEN, encoded by the coding sequence ATGAAAAGAAGTCTATTTGTAGCATTATTAGCTGTTTGTTTTTTTACAAATACAGACAATGTTAATGCACAAAAAAAATCTAAAAGAAAAAATAAAAATACTGTTGAGGAATTAGCTTCTGTATCTGTAAAATCTAACCCTAAGTTAGTTGTAGGTATTGTGGTAGACCAAATGAGGTATGATTATCTTACACGCTTTTACAACCAGTATGGAGAAGGTGGTTTTAAACGTATGGTTAATGAAGGTTTTAATGCCAAAAATCATCATTTTAACTATGCACCTACAAGTACTGGTCCAGGACATACATCTGTTTACACAGGGACCACACCGTCTATGCATGGCGTAATTGGTAACAATTGGTACGACAAAAATTTGGGCGTAAATGTTTATTGTGCAGGAGATAGTAATTACAACTCTGTTGGTACTGACGGTAGTGAAGGAAAAATGAGTCCGCACAGAATGTTAACTACAACTGTTACAGATCAGTTGCGTTTACACACTCAAAAAAAAGGTAAGGTAATAGCAGTTGCTATAAAAGATAGAGGAGCTGTTTTACCTGGTGGCCACGCGGCTAATGCAGCGTATTGGTTTGTTGGTAAAGATGAAGCTAATTTTATTACAAGCTCTTACTATATGAACAGTTTACCTGCTTGGGTAAACAATTTTAATGCTTCAGACGCAGCAGAAAAATATAAAAAACCTTGGACTACTTTAAAAGATATTAGTACGTACCAAGAAAGCGGTAGTGATGAAAATAACTACGAGGGAAAATTTAAAGGAGAGACAACAACTTCTTTTCCTCATAATTTGCCTGCTTTATGGGATAAAAATAGAGGTTTTGATATTATTAAGGCAACACCTTACGGAAACAGTTTAACTGCAGATTTTGCTATAGCTGCTTTAAAAGGAGAGCACTTAGGAAAAGATAATATAACCGATTTTTTAGCAATTAGCTTTTCTTCTACAGATTATGTTGGTCATCAATTTGGAGTAAACTCTAAAGAGATTGAAGATACTTACATTCGTCTAGATCAGGACTTAGAAAGATTATTTAATGAATTAGATGCAGAAGTTGGTAAGGGAGAGTATACTGTATTTTTAAGTGCAGATCATGCAGCTATACAAGTTCCTACGTATTTAAAAGATAGTAAAATACCTGGTGGTTATGTAAATTATAAGGACATGTCTACTAAGTTAAATGAATGGGCTAAATTTAAATTTGGTTCTGAGGATTTAATTAAAAATATATCTAATAATCAAATATTTTTAGACCATAAAGTTATTGCTAATCTTGATTTAGATTTGCAAACAGTACAAGAAGCTTTTGCTCAAGAATTACTTACTTTTAGTGATGTAGATATGGCTTATACAGCTTACCAAATGTGGCAGAATGAGTACACAAGAGGTATACCATACATATTGCAAAATGGATACAATCAAAAACGATCTGGTGATGTTTTAGTAGTGTTAAAGCCTGGTTATATAAGTTACTCTAGAACAGGGTCTACACACGGTTCTCCTAGGGTTTATGATACTCATGCGCCTTTATTGTTTTTTGGAAAAGGAATTAAACAAGGGAGCACAGTTGCACCAACTGAAATACCAGATATTGCACCAACAATTTCTGCATTGTTAGGCATAGCATCACCAAATGGTACAACAGGAAAACCTATTGAGGCTGTATTAGAGAATTAA